The nucleotide sequence CCACCGGAACGGTGCCCACGGTCGCGAAGCACTCCAGTGCATGCGTGCTCTAATTCATCCGCCGACGAAACAGCCATCCGGCGGAGGCCAGCGTGACGGCCGCGATCAGGGCCATCGGCCAGAACTGGTCGATCAACAAATGGAATGGAGTGCCTTCGAGGAACGTGCCCCGCACCACCACCATGAAGTAACGCAGCGGGTCGAGGTAGGTCAACGTTTGCACCAGCGGTGGCATGTTCGCTATCGGGGTTGAGAATCCCGAGAGGATGATCGCAGGAACAAGAAACAAGAACGCGCCCAGCAAGGCTTGTTGTTGGGTCACAGCCAGCGAGGAGATCATCAGGCCGATGCCGATCACGGCCAACACAAACAGCACGACGCCGCAGTAGAGCGTCAACAGGCTGCCGTGAAAGGGAACTTCGAACCACAGGATGGTTGCCACGATGATCACGGTGGCTTCGGCGATGCCGATGATGAATCCCGGTGTCGCTTTGCCAACCAGAATTTCCCAGGGGCGATAGGGCGTGACCAACAACTGGTCGAACGTGCCTTGTTCTCGCTCCCGTGCCACCGACAGAGCGGTGACCAGCAAGGTGACGACCAGCGTCAGCAATCCCACAATGCCCGGCACAATGAACCAGCGACTTTGTAGATTCGGGTTG is from Neorhodopirellula lusitana and encodes:
- a CDS encoding ABC transporter permease; this translates as MFHLIALIQKEFLALLKDPRGRFVIIAPPIIQLLVFGYAATFDVTDVPLAVYNESSGEASRELVARFEGSGNFRRVATITEDRQIAPLVDSRQALVVLHIGRTFSRDIHRDGQGTIQIILDGRDSNTALITLGYARQIVQRFNAAWATEHGFSGAPAKLEVRSWYNPNLQSRWFIVPGIVGLLTLVVTLLVTALSVAREREQGTFDQLLVTPYRPWEILVGKATPGFIIGIAEATVIIVATILWFEVPFHGSLLTLYCGVVLFVLAVIGIGLMISSLAVTQQQALLGAFLFLVPAIILSGFSTPIANMPPLVQTLTYLDPLRYFMVVVRGTFLEGTPFHLLIDQFWPMALIAAVTLASAGWLFRRRMN